From bacterium, one genomic window encodes:
- the secE gene encoding preprotein translocase subunit SecE, producing the protein MADDSQGFIARSRDYITEVQGEFNKITWPPQPEWVNGTVAVVIVVALIASFLGVVDFGLSRVMQMVLG; encoded by the coding sequence ATGGCGGACGATTCGCAGGGATTCATCGCGCGCTCCCGGGACTACATCACGGAAGTGCAGGGCGAGTTCAACAAGATCACCTGGCCCCCGCAGCCCGAATGGGTGAACGGGACGGTCGCGGTGGTGATCGTTGTTGCGCTGATCGCTTCCTTTCTAGGCGTCGTCGACTTCGGTTTGAGTCGAGTGATGCAGATGGTGCTGGGCTGA